From Mytilus galloprovincialis chromosome 9, xbMytGall1.hap1.1, whole genome shotgun sequence, the proteins below share one genomic window:
- the LOC143044690 gene encoding uncharacterized protein LOC143044690 translates to MANAQLNDIPLGMATPSRESGALDSEDHRVIDENVSFTAVAVETDKVVESLGSSHKARRNISSRQDDEMSLVDGTEEDVRQSWSDLDTKNPKRKRDDSVPSRKGKIKHRKVVNHSSSSSENTSSSESSSSNSESESSEDNEAFDPEPSLSKDKKEKVPSHVTKYIEKYALKGISKKTRQDMSLNWPIPSSKGLKALETDRFFKKNYFQGRKWNARLERSKINTQLRILDVMGPLSRLWSEAHRIKKDNQGMDPSDVIQLTQRAIVLAGNAHYVYNTDRRKAMLVKTMPDSLDFLNEKKGKKALAKSKGQLFGNKFLKSLAKENKDNKELREMLLFSNKKKHAGKPHFNRKNDQFFQQGPTNNLQSVGGRQALHPQVSGKRPWQGNQSQNRQGNSYGQRQNQRQNQTQNQIQTQPQNNQVFKKPANR, encoded by the coding sequence ATGGCTAACGCCCAACTCAATGACATTCCGTTAGGGATGGCTACACCGTCTCGAGAGAGCGGTGCACTTGATTCGGAAGACCATAGGGTCATTGATGAAAATGTAAGTTTTACCGCAGTGGCGGTAGAAACTGATAAGGTAGTCGAGTCTTTGGGCTCTTCTCACAAGGCGAGGAGAAATATCTCTTCTCGTCAAGATGATGAAATGTCGTTAGTCGACGGGACAGAAGAAGATGTCAGACAGAGCTGGTCTGACCTAGATACCAAAAACCCTAAACGGAAACGGGACGACTCCGTACCTAGCAGAAAAGGTAAGATTAAACACAGGAAAGTTGTAAATCATTCTAGCAGTTCCTCTGAAAATACTAGTAGCAGTGAATCATCTTCTAGTAACTCTGAATCAGAGAGTTCAGAAGACAATGAAGCGTTTGACCCAGAACCTTCTTTGtctaaagataaaaaagaaaaagtaccATCTCATGTAACCAAATATATAGAGAAGTATGCTCTAAAGGGTATAAGTAAAAAGACGAGACAAGATATGTCTTTAAATTGGCCTATTCCTTCGTCTAAAGGATTAAAGGCTCTTGAAACAGAtagattttttaagaaaaattattttcaaggTAGAAAATGGAATGCTAGATTAGAGAGAAGTAAAATTAACACACAGCTACGCATTCTAGATGTTATGGGTCCTCTGTCCCGTTTATGGTCTGAAGCACATAGGATTAAGAAAGATAATCAAGGTATGGACCCTTCTGATGTAATTCAGTTAACACAGAGGGCTATTGTGCTAGCAGGTAATGCTCACTATGTTTATAACACTGACAGGAGAAAAGCAATGTTAGTTAAAACAATGCCAGATAGTCtagattttttaaatgagaaGAAAGGCAAGAAAGCTTTGGCAAAATCTAAGGGTCAACTTTTTGGTAATAAGTTTCTAAAGTCTTTGGCTAAAGAAAACAAGGATAACAAAGAACTTAGAgaaatgttgttgttttctaaCAAGAAAAAACATGCTGGTAAACctcattttaatagaaaaaatgaTCAGTTTTTTCAGCAGGGGCCCACAAACAACCTGCAGTCTGTGGGCGGCAGACAAGCTCTCCATCCACAAGTTTCAGGGAAGAGACCTTGGCAGGGAAACCAGTCACAGAACAGACAGGGGAACAGTTATGGTCAGCGCCAGAATCAGCGCCAGAACCAGACCCAGAACCAAATCCAGACTCAACCTCAGAACAACCAAGTGTTCAAGAAACCTGCAAACCGATAG